GGCATAGATTCGCGGCGAGAGGGAGGTGCGCCGTGGGTTTCGTGGACGAGTGGCGTGCATGGCATGCATCGCGGGAGCGATACGCCGGGGCCGAGTACGGACCCGCCGCCCTCGAGTCCACGAACTGGCTCATCACCGAACCCGCCGCCGTCGACGGCGTCTCGGGCCTCTGGGCGCTGACCGGAGACGGCGGCATCCGCGGCACGGACCTCGGCGCGACCGGCTCGGTGGTCACCCTGCGTGGCAGAGAGACGCTTCGGATCGGCCGCCGGGAACTGCGCGTGTTCGATCGACGGGGAGAGCTGGCACTGCGGGTGTTCAACCCGCGCCGCCTGGAGCGGGAGCGCTTCAGCGCGATCGACGCGTATCCGCCCAGGGAGGGGTGGCGGATCTCCGCGCGTTTCGAGGCGACGCCCGGCGAGACCGTCGCGATCATCACGATCGACGGACGGACCCACGAGACGGAGCTCGCCGGGCGGCTGCACTTCACCCTCGACGGTGCCGCCTTGGCGCTGGCCGTGACGCGCTCCGAGCAGGGCGGGCTGAGCGCGGTCTTCGGCGACGGGACGAACGGCACCGAGACCTATCGGTTCCGCTTCCTTCCCATCGAAGAGCCGGCCGCCGACGGCTCAGCGGTCATCGACTTCAACCGCGCCTATCTGCCGCCGTGCGCCTTCTCCGACCAGTTCGTCTGCCCGCTGCCGCCCACCGGGAATCGCTACTCGGCGCCGATCAGGGCCGGGGAGCGGGCCGTCGTGCTCGGGCGCTGACGGCCTCGATCCGCGCCGCGGCGGCGGTCGCGCCTTAAGCTGTAACCGTGCACGGTGAATACAAGGTCCCCGGAGGAAAGCTCGTCGTCGTCGACCTCGAGGTCGAGGACGGCAGGATCGCGCGATTCCACCTCGCCGGCGACTTCTTCCTCGA
This genomic interval from Microbacterium hydrocarbonoxydans contains the following:
- a CDS encoding DUF1684 domain-containing protein; this translates as MGFVDEWRAWHASRERYAGAEYGPAALESTNWLITEPAAVDGVSGLWALTGDGGIRGTDLGATGSVVTLRGRETLRIGRRELRVFDRRGELALRVFNPRRLERERFSAIDAYPPREGWRISARFEATPGETVAIITIDGRTHETELAGRLHFTLDGAALALAVTRSEQGGLSAVFGDGTNGTETYRFRFLPIEEPAADGSAVIDFNRAYLPPCAFSDQFVCPLPPTGNRYSAPIRAGERAVVLGR